AGGGCTGTTGCTCCAACTGGTCATGTTTACACTTTTGACTTTCACGAACAAAGGGCTACTCAAGCTAGGTAAGATTTAGAATAGTTTGTTCACAGTTGCTCCAGTAAGTGTCattaattattttaaaaaatttattttccatggTTTAGTTAATATGTTGAATTTTTGCTTGACTAAGGAAAGGTTAGTTTAGTATCGatgaaagttttagtttgatgAAAAAAATATGTAATTTGAATTGTATGCATGAAAAGTTGAATGGAAGAAAGAAGCAAAAATTTGTAGTGTAAACACTAGTTTAATGAAGTTAGGCTTGTATGTGAAATTAGAGCGTGATACAACCTCGAATGACTCGTGGGATATATTGAAATCTCATTTGGAATTTTGTGTATAGGGAAGATTTTGAGAAAACTGGCGTGAGTAGTTTAATAACTGTTGGAGTTAGAGATATTCAAGGCGAGGGATTTCCTGATGAGTTTTGTGGACGAGCTGATTCAGTCTTCCTGGATCTGCCCCAACCTTGGCTGGTCATACATTCTGCAGGAAAAATGTTGAAGCAAGATGGGGTTTTGTGCTCCTTCTCTCCTTGCATTGAGCAAGTTCAGCGTTCATGCGAGACCCTTACGACAAGTTTTACTGGTAAGTGATTCGTCTTTTTATGTTTTGTTGCAACAAACAACCCTACTAAGACTATCTTATCGGTGTCTCACAAGCAAACAAGTGACAAACTAGTTCTCCGCACCCACCAATACCACCACGCCCATTGTTCAATTcataatcttccttctgctgcaTTGGCTGTAAATATCGGAACTTCTAAGTTTTTAGCATATATTAGAATAGTCATGTGGATGTTATCTAGTGTGGCAAGCATCAATTTTTTCCATCTCGGAGTGTTCCATGGTTAATTTCCTTAATATATATACACATCCTCTGATTAAAAGTTCCTTGTGCTTGTTGGTTTGTGTAGATATTAGAACATTTGAAATCTTACTTCGAACTTATGAAGTTCGAGAAGTTAATTTAGAACATGGTGGAGTTGATGATATTGGTTCTCCTGGGCCGTCTCTACCATGCAAGAGGAGGCAACGTTCACGCGGAAGTACCAATGGGGTAGAAAAATCCGGTTCCTCTGTACCAATGGCTAACCCATGTGGGGAATCTAGGGGTTACACTGGTTATTTAACCTTTGCAAGATTGAAATGTGTTTAATCTCGCTCTTactcaaaaggaaaaaaaaaaaattaatttagtaaATTGGTTGTAATTTGTGTAACCTATTTTTTTCAATTGATAGACTATACATTTTATAATGTGCTCTTTTTTTCCTTTAAATGCTAGTGAAAAAAACTAAAAGTTTGCTTATGAGGATTTGACTTGGCCTGGGCGATTCTGGCCAAAAGTCAAggcgaatattttttttttctcaatttctgGTTGATTATGGTGCTCCTCCATCATGGATGGGGATAGAGGATCTGTGAGTTCAATTGGGGGTTTCTCTCTACCTAATTCCTCCCAATGCAGAGGGATCTGTAGTGAGATGTTCTTGATCTGaaggtcctgaggtttttagaTCAAAGACTAGGTCTGAGTTGTTTGCTAAAAAGTTAGAGATAATTCATGATGCTTCTTTGGATTTTGAAAATCCTGGATTGGTTGAAGGAAAGAAGTTTgttatgttgtttttgatgatgttgaggaATATCTTAAACATGTAAGCATCTGTGATAGCTTAATCGTAGCAAAATCTAACTACTATGGTTTTTCATATCGCTTTAGAATAGCGATATCTCTTAGCTACACTTTAAAGTTGATCACATCTGATGCGCCTTGTAGCTAAGAAAAATCACATCGATACTCAGTTTCTATGTGCTTTTTCACTttacggaaactcagtttccgtgtGATTTCAACGGATATTGAGTATCTGTTTCTGGTT
Above is a genomic segment from Papaver somniferum cultivar HN1 chromosome 10, ASM357369v1, whole genome shotgun sequence containing:
- the LOC113318878 gene encoding tRNA (adenine(58)-N(1))-methyltransferase catalytic subunit TRMT61A-like gives rise to the protein MMLAIDPMQKLSFKRQISNGDLVIVYERHDIMKPVKVCEGSELQNRFGVFKHSDWIGRPFGSKVLSSKGGFVYLLAPTPELWTLALSHRTQILYIADITFVVSYLEVIPGCLVLESGTGSGSLTTSLARAVAPTGHVYTFDFHEQRATQAREDFEKTGVSSLITVGVRDIQGEGFPDEFCGRADSVFLDLPQPWLVIHSAGKMLKQDGVLCSFSPCIEQVQRSCETLTTSFTDIRTFEILLRTYEVREVNLEHGGVDDIGSPGPSLPCKRRQRSRGSTNGVEKSGSSVPMANPCGESRGYTGYLTFARLKCV